A genomic stretch from Arachis stenosperma cultivar V10309 chromosome 3, arast.V10309.gnm1.PFL2, whole genome shotgun sequence includes:
- the LOC130967709 gene encoding uncharacterized protein LOC130967709 has translation MCGIALIVSAIRITSSSLTSPPPATEKLSFSVDDVKEALRRRGPDSLGVKKVSLQRSVSGRNHISSSFITAGDEGHGFCSQGNDDNGECTAQLHFIGATLQLRGSNPLVQPLVDASGNVLVYNGEIFGGLDIASDCNDAEFLLQTLGRCCSCGYCATAQCARSGKSTVPDVLSTIKGPWAIIYWQDSSRTLWFGRDAFGRRSLLVHWPTQDDCTFLLSSVSPIFPTEQTSEYETHNGLGCPSYWEELPCGIYSLDVDGSKSNGHMAGELKLHEYTNSMLKELIKWERTSIEPNSEDLQIYKCSTQSTIPVPAHVLLNALHESVLRRTSMYTIYQVSSTKENFVPVAILFSGGLDSMILAALLDQCLDQSYQIDLLNVSFDGQFAPDRISAKAGLKELKRVAPSRRWRLVEIDSELSDLVFETSHVMSLINPANTYMDLNIGIALWLAAGGDGWVSGANIDDNDDENPARAKYKSSARILLVGSGADEQCAGYGRHRTSYRRGSWLGLHEEMKLDMQRIWKRNLGRDDRCIADNGKEARFPFLDEDVIRVLLNFPLWEIANLDQPSGIGDKRILREVAALLGLNEAAILPKRAIQFGSRIARESNRKNFGSNRAANQASAGSVRIDKRSNYS, from the exons ATGTGCGGAATCGCATTGATTGTCTCTGCCATTCGCATCACCTCATCCTCCTTAACGTCCCCACCTCCTGCAACTGAGAAA CTGTCGTTCTCCGTGGATGACGTCAAGGAAGCTCTCCGGAGAAGGGGTCCCGACAGTTTAGGTGTAAAGAAAGTCTCCCTGCAACGCAGCGTTTCGGGGAGAAACCATATCTCATCGTCCTTCATAACAGCAGGTGATGAAGGACACGGATTCTGTTCTCAAGGAAATGATGATAATGGAGAATGTACGGCGCAGCTTCATTTCATTGGTGCAACTTTGCAGCTCAGGGGAAGCAATCCTCTTGTTCAGCCTCTCGTAGATGCATCTGGAAATGTTCTTGTGTATAATG GTGAGATTTTTGGAGGACTTGACATTGCAAGTGATTGCAATGATGCTGAATTCCTCTTGCAAACTCTAGGAAGGTGTTGCTCCTGTGGTTATTGTGCTACCGCACAGTGTGCTAGAAGTGGGAAGAGTACTGTTCCAGATGTTCTTTCTACTATTAAAGGGCCGTGGGCTATCATCTATTGGCAG GATAGTTCACGGACTCTCTGGTTTGGCCGAGATGCATTTGGTAGAAGGAGCCTCCTTGTTCACTGGCCTACACAAGATGACTGCACCTTCCTGCTTTCTTCTGTCTCACCTATTTTTCCTACTGAGCAGACCTCTG AGTATGAAACACATAATGGACTCGGTTGTCCTAGTTACTGGGAGGAGCTACCATGTGGGATATATAGTCTGGATGTGGATGGTTCAAAATCAAATGGACATATGGCTGGTGAGCTCAAGCTACATGAATACACAAATTCCATGTTAAAGGAACTTATTAAATGGGAGAGAACTTCCATTGAACCCAACTCTGAAGACCTGCAGATATACAAAT GCTCAACTCAGTCAACAATTCCAGTGCCAGCTCATGTTTTGCTAAATGCTTTACACGAGTCTGTGTTGCGGCGTACTTCAATGTATACAATATACCAG GTATCGAGTACTAAAGAGAACTTTGTTCCTGTGGCCATTCTTTTCTCTGGTGGTCTGGATTCTATGATACTTGCAGCATTATTAGATCAATGCCTAGATCAAAGTT ATCAAATTGATCTACTTAATGTAAGCTTTGATGGTCAGTTTGCTCCAGATAGAATATCTGCCAAGGCTGGGTTAAAAGAACTGAAAAGAGTTGCACCTTCCAGAAG GTGGAGACTTGTGGAGATTGATTCTGAATTGTCAGACTTGGTGTTCGAAACTAGTCATGTTATGTCACTCATAAATCCTGCTAATACCTACATG GATCTTAATATTGGAATAGCTTTATGGCTCGCTGCTGGTGGTGATGGATGGGTGTCTGGTGCAAATAtagatgataatgatgatgaaaatCCTGCACGAGCTAAGTATAAGTCCAGTGCAAGGATTCTCCTTGTTGGTTCTGGCGCTGATGAACAATGTGCTGGGTATGGTCGACATAGAACAAGTTATAGACGAGGAAG TTGGCTGGGGCTACACGAGGAAATGAAACTAGACATGCAAAGAATCTGGAAAAGAAATTTAGGGAGAGATGATAGATGTATTGCTGATAATGGAAAGGAG GCTAGATTTCCATTCTTGGATGAGGATGTGATTAGGGTTTTGCTCAACTTTCCTTTGTGGGAGATTGCCAACCTTGATCAACCTAGTGGCATCGGTGATAAAAGGATTTTAAGAGAG GTTGCAGCATTGCTTGGTTTGAATGAGGCAGCAATTCTGCCAAAACGGGCAATCCAG